The following proteins are co-located in the bacterium genome:
- a CDS encoding RNA polymerase sigma factor — MANEPADAGDFEQIVDRHTGALRRRAVWLAGRTESAEDLVQETYLRAWRSFATFMPGSNSKAWLFRILQNTYADLGRAASRAVRTTGAPDAAEQFSVAAETPETLIDARLIAAPLQRALAAVPDRFRPCVILVDLRGWSYVEVARRLGIPKGTVMSRLHRARAAMRRALTAVPSRGNEAA; from the coding sequence ATGGCCAACGAGCCAGCGGACGCTGGCGATTTCGAACAAATCGTTGACCGCCACACCGGAGCGCTGCGCCGACGCGCGGTCTGGCTCGCCGGCCGAACCGAGTCTGCCGAGGACTTGGTGCAGGAGACGTACCTCCGGGCGTGGCGCTCGTTCGCCACATTCATGCCGGGCAGCAACTCCAAAGCGTGGCTCTTTCGGATTTTGCAGAACACGTATGCTGACCTCGGGCGCGCCGCATCCCGCGCGGTACGGACGACGGGTGCGCCGGACGCGGCCGAGCAGTTCTCGGTGGCAGCGGAGACGCCGGAAACGCTGATCGATGCGCGGCTCATTGCGGCGCCGCTCCAACGGGCGCTGGCAGCGGTACCGGACCGGTTTCGACCCTGCGTGATCCTCGTGGATCTTCGCGGCTGGTCGTACGTCGAGGTGGCGCGAAGGCTGGGAATTCCGAAGGGGACCGTGATGAGCCGTCTCCACCGAGCGCGGGCCGCTATGCGCCGAGCGTTGACTGCAGTGCCGTCGCGAGGCAACGAGGCGGCCTAG
- the selB gene encoding selenocysteine-specific translation elongation factor encodes MGTAGHIDHGKSALVKALTGIDPDRLEEEKRRGMTIDLGFAHFDLPGGRRVGIVDVPGHERLIRNMLAGATGIDLVLLVIAADEGVMPQTREHLDILRFLDVDRGIVVLNKVDLVSDPEWLPLVTEDIRALIAGTFLEGAPVVPVSARTGAGLPRLVAAIEKALAELPARQVDAPTRIPVDRSFTMAGFGTVVTGTLWTGRVRTGDALELLPAGRELRVRHVQSHGAEVTEAVAGQRVALNIVGATKDEIARGDVLVSPRSLAPTMLFDARIRLLAGAPPVGHHERVRVYVGADEVIGRLRLLDRSKLGPGDTAVAQVRLERPAVVARGDPFVLRRYSPMVTVGGGEVITAHAAVRRRGAAAAAAVVADEASEFEDQLKAALVSAGRAGTTVEAIARHVGAGGDHVVAQVHAWVAAGQAIDLRGRVFSRDVSRAVEEDILRALAVYHGATPWRRGMPRDELKARAFGSGDDRLYGHALDTLAVAGRIVIQDWFVRLVDFSPGRSPTEEAARGQIEEAFRRGRYAPPARDEILASVRDHAVAVRMLQALLDDGALVNVGGEILFHGETLLEIKAQVAAHIAAHGEITVAVLRDRLKTSRKYALTVLEYFDTIRVTRRVGDTRVLVRPANSSPTHRPPS; translated from the coding sequence GTGGGTACCGCCGGCCACATCGATCACGGGAAGAGCGCGCTGGTCAAGGCCCTCACCGGCATCGATCCCGACCGGCTCGAGGAAGAGAAGCGGCGCGGCATGACGATCGACCTGGGGTTTGCGCACTTCGACCTGCCGGGCGGGCGCCGGGTCGGGATCGTCGATGTCCCCGGCCACGAGCGGTTGATCCGGAACATGCTGGCCGGCGCGACGGGGATCGATCTCGTCCTGCTCGTGATCGCCGCAGACGAGGGAGTGATGCCGCAGACCCGCGAGCACCTCGATATCCTCCGGTTCCTCGACGTGGACCGCGGGATCGTCGTCCTCAACAAAGTCGATCTGGTGAGCGATCCCGAGTGGTTGCCCCTGGTGACAGAAGACATCCGGGCGCTCATTGCCGGTACCTTCCTGGAAGGAGCGCCTGTAGTCCCCGTCTCCGCGCGCACCGGCGCGGGGCTGCCCCGCCTCGTGGCGGCAATCGAGAAGGCGCTCGCCGAGCTGCCCGCGCGGCAGGTCGACGCGCCGACTCGGATCCCCGTCGATCGGAGCTTCACCATGGCTGGGTTTGGAACGGTGGTGACGGGAACGCTGTGGACCGGGCGGGTGCGCACCGGCGATGCGCTCGAACTGCTCCCGGCCGGGCGGGAGCTCCGTGTCCGTCACGTGCAGAGCCACGGCGCGGAGGTCACCGAAGCGGTCGCGGGTCAGCGGGTCGCGTTGAACATCGTGGGGGCGACCAAGGACGAAATCGCGCGGGGGGATGTCTTGGTCTCTCCCCGCAGCCTCGCGCCGACGATGCTGTTCGATGCGCGGATCCGGCTGCTTGCGGGCGCGCCCCCGGTGGGCCATCACGAACGCGTCCGCGTCTACGTGGGGGCCGATGAGGTGATCGGGCGCCTCCGGCTACTCGATCGCAGCAAACTCGGCCCCGGAGACACTGCAGTGGCGCAGGTGCGGCTCGAGCGGCCGGCCGTTGTGGCCCGCGGCGACCCGTTTGTCTTGCGGCGATACTCCCCGATGGTCACGGTCGGCGGCGGCGAAGTGATCACCGCACACGCCGCGGTGCGCCGACGCGGTGCGGCGGCGGCGGCGGCGGTGGTCGCCGACGAGGCGTCGGAGTTTGAGGATCAGCTCAAGGCGGCGCTTGTCTCAGCCGGTCGCGCCGGTACCACGGTGGAGGCGATCGCGCGGCATGTCGGCGCCGGCGGGGACCATGTGGTGGCGCAGGTGCACGCCTGGGTGGCCGCCGGCCAGGCGATCGACCTGCGCGGCCGGGTCTTCTCCCGTGATGTCTCGCGGGCGGTCGAAGAAGACATCCTCCGCGCGCTGGCCGTCTACCATGGGGCGACTCCCTGGAGGCGCGGGATGCCCCGTGACGAGCTGAAGGCCCGGGCCTTCGGCTCGGGCGACGACCGGCTCTATGGGCACGCCCTCGACACGCTCGCGGTCGCCGGCCGGATCGTGATTCAGGACTGGTTCGTGCGGCTGGTCGATTTCTCCCCAGGCCGCTCGCCCACAGAAGAGGCGGCGCGCGGGCAGATCGAGGAGGCATTCCGCCGCGGACGGTACGCCCCCCCCGCCAGGGACGAGATCCTGGCGAGCGTCCGCGACCACGCCGTCGCGGTACGGATGCTCCAGGCCCTCCTCGATGATGGGGCTCTCGTCAACGTCGGCGGGGAGATCCTCTTTCACGGGGAGACCCTTCTGGAAATCAAGGCGCAGGTCGCGGCCCATATCGCCGCGCACGGGGAGATCACGGTTGCGGTCCTGCGGGATCGGTTGAAAACCAGCCGCAAGTATGCCTTGACCGTCCTGGAATACTTCGACACCATCCGCGTGACCCGCCGGGTTGGCGACACGCGCGTGCTGGTCCGCCCCGCGAATTCGAGCCCTACCCATCGCCCCCCCTCATAG
- the selA gene encoding L-seryl-tRNA(Sec) selenium transferase → MEAIPLRRLPSVERLLQGLDAGGALAGYPRSLIVACTREAVAAARAAIREGRAGASEVTVEQLIDEVRALLVRRTASTLGGAVNATGIIIHTNLGRAPLCAEAREAMAIASGYAVLEVDPATGDRGSRQRHADVLLRELTGAEAAYVVNNNAAAVLLSLAALARGREVIVSRGELVEIGGSFRIPEIMTASGCRLVEVGTTNKTYLRDYEAAVTPETALLVKVHRSNFAMRGFTHEVPVRELAALGGRAGVPVLFDMGSGALVDLTARGMPSEPTAQDAIASGADVVTFSGDKLLGGPQAGLIIGRDAPLRRIRSHPIARAVRIDKLDLAALEATLRLYRDPDRAWESIPVLRMLGADLGALERSARDLGGRLRAILGEAAVVEVRQTIAEAGGGALPGVELRSWGVAIHPRSASPEAWEWALRQHRPPVFCRIAEDRVVVDLRTLSDADLPVLEAAIAAAGDVLRSRTDSPHR, encoded by the coding sequence GGGGCGCTCGCCGGATATCCGCGGAGTCTCATCGTTGCATGCACGCGCGAAGCCGTGGCGGCCGCCCGGGCCGCGATCCGCGAAGGCCGGGCGGGGGCTTCTGAAGTCACCGTCGAGCAGCTGATCGACGAGGTGCGGGCTCTGCTCGTCCGGCGGACCGCCTCGACTCTTGGCGGCGCGGTCAACGCCACCGGCATCATCATCCACACCAACCTGGGCCGCGCACCCCTGTGCGCGGAGGCCCGTGAGGCGATGGCGATCGCATCCGGGTACGCGGTGCTCGAAGTGGATCCGGCCACGGGGGACCGCGGCTCGCGCCAGCGGCACGCAGACGTCTTGTTGCGCGAGCTCACGGGGGCCGAGGCCGCGTACGTCGTGAACAATAATGCGGCGGCCGTGCTGCTGTCGCTCGCTGCTCTGGCCCGCGGACGCGAGGTCATCGTGTCTCGCGGGGAGCTCGTCGAGATCGGCGGGAGCTTTCGGATCCCCGAGATCATGACGGCGAGCGGGTGCCGCTTGGTCGAAGTCGGGACGACGAACAAGACCTACCTGCGCGACTACGAAGCCGCGGTGACTCCCGAGACGGCGCTCCTCGTCAAAGTGCACCGCAGCAATTTCGCGATGCGCGGGTTCACCCACGAAGTCCCCGTACGGGAGCTCGCCGCGTTGGGCGGCCGTGCCGGCGTGCCTGTCCTCTTCGACATGGGGAGCGGTGCGCTGGTGGATCTGACCGCCCGCGGGATGCCCTCGGAACCGACGGCACAGGACGCCATTGCATCCGGGGCCGACGTGGTGACCTTCAGCGGAGATAAACTGCTCGGCGGTCCGCAGGCAGGGCTCATCATCGGCCGTGACGCTCCCCTCCGGCGCATCCGGTCGCACCCCATCGCCCGCGCCGTCCGCATCGATAAACTCGATCTCGCGGCGCTCGAGGCGACCCTGCGCCTCTACCGGGATCCGGATCGAGCGTGGGAATCGATCCCGGTGCTGCGGATGTTGGGCGCAGATCTCGGGGCGCTCGAGCGGTCGGCCCGGGATCTCGGAGGGCGGCTCCGGGCCATCCTCGGGGAGGCGGCCGTGGTGGAGGTGCGGCAGACGATCGCGGAAGCCGGTGGAGGGGCACTCCCGGGCGTCGAACTACGGTCTTGGGGGGTGGCGATTCACCCGCGTAGCGCTTCCCCCGAGGCCTGGGAGTGGGCGCTGCGGCAGCACCGGCCGCCGGTGTTTTGCCGGATCGCCGAGGACCGGGTGGTCGTTGATCTCCGGACCCTGTCGGACGCCGATCTGCCGGTTCTGGAGGCCGCGATTGCGGCCGCGGGCGACGTCCTTCGAAGCAGGACCGACTCTCCGCACCGGTAG